The following are from one region of the Aedes aegypti strain LVP_AGWG unplaced genomic scaffold, AaegL5.0 Primary Assembly AGWG_AaegL5_hic_scaff_1784_PBJ_arrow, whole genome shotgun sequence genome:
- the LOC110680759 gene encoding defensin-A — MCLCALYAFELVDYHIIQFHKLVQAISALFHSIPKGPTMKSITVICFLALCTVAITSAYPQEPVLADEARPFANSLFDELPEETYQAAVENFRLKRATCDLLSGFGVGDSACAAHCIARGNRGGYCNSKKVCVCRN, encoded by the exons ATGTGCTTATGCGCACTTTACGCTTTCG AGCTCGTCGATTATCACATCATTCAATTCCACAAGCTCGTTCAAGCGATATCAGCTCTATTCCATTCGATCCCGAAAGGACCAACCATGAAGTCGATCACTGTCATTTGTTTCCTGGCTCTGTGCACCGTGGCCATCACTAGTGCCTACCCACAGGAACCGGTGCTGGCGGACGAAGCTCGCCCTTTTGCAAACTCTCTTT TCGATGAACTGCCGGAGGAAACCTATCAGGCCGCCGTGGAGAACTTCCGTCTGAAACGGGCCACCTGTGATCTGCTGAGTGGATTCGGCGTTGGTGATAGTGCTTGTGCTGCTCATTGCATTGCCCGTGGCAATCGGGGAGGTTACTGCAACTCCAAGAAGGTGTGCGTCTGTCGGAATTGA